From the Lathyrus oleraceus cultivar Zhongwan6 chromosome 3, CAAS_Psat_ZW6_1.0, whole genome shotgun sequence genome, the window TAATTGGTTTTGGCATCTTCTTCACGTTTCTTGGCATAGTTCTTTTCTTTGACCGTGGTTTGCTTGCTCTAGGAAACGTGAGACTTGCTTCAAGGATCTAAATTTTCTTATCTTTTTCTTTAAGATAGTGACTGGTATTGACTTAGTTTTGGTTTTGGCATCTGGAATCAGATATTTTGGTTGGCAGGGGTAGCAATTTTACTTGGTTGGCGTTCCATGTGGTCGCTCTTCACTAATAGAGCAAACTATAAGGTATAATGAATATGAACTTTTCTGCTCATTGATAAAACATTTGCTTTCCCGTGCCCTCCTTATCCACCATGCATCTTTTGTGATATGGATTAGTGAATACTAGTAGGATGTTAGTCAGACGTTACAAAACTGTTTACATGTGTTTTACCTACGTAGCATTGACACGGGTAACAATATATAAGAAAGCAAAAGTGATTGAATGTAACTACATTTGTCAATGTCCGACACTGACACGTTTCAAACACGAGACTTGTCAATGTCTGACACCGACACGTTTCAAATGCTAGACACGCCTTTAATCGGAAGTGTCGGTGCTGCATAGTGTTTTGCGCTAAGGATATTTAAAGGGAGTATTGGTGTAGCGATTAACTAGAAGTATATATTTGAGTCGTGCTAGGTTTCTTATAGGAGAAACAATAGAGAAACAGAGTTTATTTGCTCCTATAGTTTTATTAATTGAAAGATTAAAAAATTACATAGGAGAAGATACTTTCCTTACGCCGGTTTGAAACCAAAGATTTGCCAAAGATCATTTCAAAGGGAAAGGAAGTCCTTATTTGTAATAGACTTCTTTTACATAAGGATAGGGGCAAAGGATCAAGAGCAACTACCTTAAACAGAAAAACTACTAACGAACTAACATAGGAGACTACCAAACAAATAACAAAAAAAAGCTAACTAACTACACTACGGCTAAGTTTTATTTCTAAACTTCCTCGAGGGATAATTGCATTGTTATTCTTATCCCTATCAAATTGTCGAATGAGCCTCTTGAAATTGCAAGGTAAGGCTGCCTTTAAAAATTGCGATGGATTAAACTCTTTCTTGAACCCTGCTATGATGGGATGGGAGCTCTATAGCACTTGGTTGTCCTTTTTGATACATTAAAGGTGTTTAAGTTATATGTTGTTCTAACTAAGATTAAGTCATTAAAAGATAATAATTTATATTAATCAAGAAATAATTCTCTCATTCTTTGAATTGAAATTTCCTCTCTAGATCTGCTTAACTGGATAGATTAATATCACATCAGCATAGGGGTTTAACATATGACAGTTTTGTAAGCAATTGCATTGAATAACACATATATATACTTGACAAGAAGCATCATCAGGCTTTCTGCCTTTTTTATTTGTGTTTGATCAGTTTATATATTTGCATGAAACTTGAATCAAACATTGAATTATTAAGGAAATAGCTGGCTTTTATTGAATAATTCTGGTTATTATGGTCAGAATTTGGATTACAACAGGAAATTTAGTTTACAGAACTACGAGAGAAAAgcaatgaaaattaaaatagACACTTCATATCCAAGAAATTCGAGAGTATTGGTCTCTCCCAATCAATATTCAGTCTTAATACATAAGATGCCTAGTAACTTTTCCTTCCATTTCcctatttatttattattttccTAATATATAGTTGTTGCCTAAAACATAATTGCTGCCAAATATCATAATAACTGCAGTATAGTAGCATAATAACAACAGTAATAAGAGGTCTAACAATACTCCTCCCCAAAAGAATCACCCTGTCCTCAAGGTGAAATGAAGGAAATTACTCAATGATAGTTGCAACCTGTTCCTAAATGGCTTCAAAATCTGGAATTTTCAATTTCCACTGTCTTTCCTCTCTGCTTTGCAAATCCAGTGGGTTTCTCACTTAATTTTCGTTCACTGCATTATTTCTTTCACTGCAATTGTATGTGGACTGCAATTTTCGTTCACTGCATTATTTCTCTCAGCTGCGCATGGTTATATGCTTCAGACTTCCTTCATTTCATTATGTGATACTCTGATAGAGCTTTAAGAAACAGTTATTCTACTATAATGGGGGGGAGAAGAGCCGGTTTAGCTTTCTTGTCGATTGTATCTTTATTCTTCTTCAACTACATCATATTATTTATAGTAAACTCATTCGTGTCTTAATCCAGTTTGATATAAATTTTATAACTTCTTTATGGATGGACAATGAAGCCATCTATATGGAGATAAATAACATTATTTACCTCTTTTGCAGGGTTCTGCATCATTTCTTCTAGGCCTCTTTCTCATTTTTGTGAGGTGGCCAATACTTGGTATAATAATTGAAATATACGGTTGTGTTTTTCTCTTCAGGTTAGTTGATGGCTTCCTTCCTGACCTCTACTAGACCACAAAATTTATCGTTTTTAACTCATCATTGATGATTTTTGGTTGCAGTGGGTTTTGGTCGTCTGTCAAAGTGTTTCTCTATCATATCCCAGTTGTTGGATGGATTATACGGTTTATTGCACGTAAGTTTTTTCTATTGAAACCCCCTTGTCGCTCCCGACCTTCGTCTCCCCCCTTCTGTGTGTCTCTATCCACGTATATGTATGTTCATGCGTGTATGTATGGAAATAACTGTTTGATGATTTATATATCGAACTTATCATTTCTTTCTACTATTTTGCAGCTCCTTGATTATTACAGCAAGAGATTTGACTTTCGCTTCCAAGTCTATCGCCAAAAAGAAGGTTTGGTTACCTTGGTATTAGTAACTTTTCTGAAATTTGTTGTCAAATGTATATGATGATGCTTCAAAGCTCATAACTTGCTTAAGTTTTCAATGTAAACAAGAACAAAGAACTAGAATAGAAGCCGATTATGTTGTTCAGTTGTCTACCAACATGAAAGCTCAGTTCTGATGTTGACTATACATGTCTGAATCGACGGTAAGTTTGACAGAATCACGGTGTACCATCGTGCTTCCGGCAAAAACCACACTTTTGAGTTTCAACAAAACAGTGCGATAATGTGTTTAGGCCAGCATTCGGGGTTGACAGTTAAATGGTTTGTCAAAAGTTTACTTCTACTATTTATTTGTATACTTTTGTAAAACCGTTTTATCTccaaatattttattattttaaaaacgttgctattaatatcaatgttattttaaaaaatttaaatataatGTGTTAGGTTAAGATTTGAAATAATGATAACTCTAGAATAACGGTTGAAGAACTATAGTTGACATTTTTATGCagaataaaaaaatataataaatgaaaGAAAGAAAATGATATTTTTGTTAAATTATTCTTATTTGTTATTGACGGATTCTTATTATCATTAATACAAGATGAGAGAAATATTAAATTAAGTGAATTAAAAGTGACACTTATTTTAAACATAGGAAGTAGTATTTATTTAATTGTCCTTTTGTTTTGTGTGGAAGTATTATTTATTAAAGAATGAAGTTAAGTAACTACCATTTCATTGTGACAATTAATCTGTTCAAGTACTTTGAATAAAATATACCCTTACAATTGATATGTATatgaaaaattcaaaataatGTCATCTTTATGAAAAGTCACAAAATCTGCGAAAAAATAAGGAGAAAAGTATTTTTTTTAGTTTGGAAATGGTACTTTTTGAATAAGTTTTAAAGAGTTTGTTTGAATGAGTTTtgtttttagtttttaaaaataattttaaaagagttttgaagaagaaaaagaaacaTGTTTGGTattctaattttaaaaaatattttaaaattgtACAATATTGCTATTACTGAAAAGTGCAccatttttttcttctttctaaTTTTTAAATGAGAAAACTTAAATACAATTCTTTAGGTGGTTTTTATTATTTTCCAATGAAAATATGATAAATGTATAATTTTCTACTACATATGCAATTTCCTCCCATTTTTACTCCCTAATGATATTTAAATACACTTGCCATATTTTGTATCTAAGTTTTCTCTATTTCCAAAACTAAAAATCAAAAACCAAAACCTTTAtaatttattttagttttttagtttttaaaactCTTAAATAAAGaatagttttaaaaaataattttgtaTATTAGACTACCAAATAAGTTTTatgatttttaaaattttaaaactaAAAAACAATTTTACAAAACCAAATCATACAAGCCTAAAAGTCTTTGATTTTAAAATTTGGTAATTTGATCCTTCaattttgtttctttttcttCGAAATTTTAGTTCCTTCAATTTTAGGTCAAATTTAAGTGGCATAGCAACCTACTTGATGATGTGTCACGGTCATATCTACACAAATTAGTTATAGATCATTttatattactattattatttgatgagattaattactatgcactgtgagggtaaaatattttacacaatcaattcatcaccatcacccgtttgtattattttatagatttttaaaataaaagtcaaacttgtttcaacatCAACGGCTATGATTAACTGACAGAGTAAAATCATTTTTCACTGtcaatgtatttcaattaaattcttATATGATAACttataattaatttttattttaataataatataaattattatatttattaaaaaaataaaaaataaagaataTTTTTTAATCATTGCATCTTGtccaaaatttcaaaatacccTTAAAATCTAGAAATTGGAATCCATATGCACTGTGAGGGTattttgcaaagtcttccggtacataaaaaatatattaaaaaaaaacttaaaaaatGACTATCGAAATTCTTTTCCAAAGTCTTCCTGtacacaaaaataaaattttaaaaatattttaaaaataaaataataaattaattaaaaatatataaggataaaattggtattttttataaaatgtagGGGTGGAAGGATAAATGTAGGGGTATAAGGTAAAACTTTCCATAAACATAACAAATTTAATCTCATAACCACACGAATTACAAGTAAAAAAATTAGTCTGGAGATTGAGAATCACATTCACCCTAATCACAACAAACTCTAACTCAAAACTATGTCAAATACAAGTAAAAAATAAGTCAAGAGATTGAAATTCATATTCAAGTTCCGATATTGAAATCCTGACACATTCATTTAAGTGAGCGTTGGCAGTCTTTCCATCCCTATTTTATTACATTTAAAACCAACTTTTCAACTTCTCTCAAGAACATATCAGAGTTTTCACTCATCTGAATCTAACATTTTTCATGGTTGCTCTAAATATCTATTTTTGTTCATTCAAACCAAGCATATTATCAACTTCTACTCCTTTCCATTCAAACTAAGCATTTTCATCTTCCACATCAGATAAGTTTCTCatatccttgattttttcctgattttttaTTCATGCAAAATTTTGATAGCTTAATAGATTATAATTATTACATTCAATTGAAATGCAATTCCTACTTAGATTTGTTATGAATTTGAGACATTTTAGGGTTAGGGTCGATATTTGGTATGGTTTATGCTCACTACGTGTAATCTAAATTTAAAAATTCAGACCTTTAATACAGATAACAAATTCCGGACTTCTCTGTTTATCATTTATTTCATAATTATATTTGCTTATACATTGTTTTTGCTTATTTGATTATGATATGTCTTTTCTTGTTTGATTATAGAAAAATAATTGTCGAACAACAATTATACAGACATGGTCGTCTATCCCACACATGCTTTATTTTGTCGAGAAAGAGAGCTAAATCGACGGGAGTTATTGGAGAATTATCTTGTACTACTGAGGGATCATTTTCCCGTGGTCATGTATCTCCAGCTCATATGAGGCAAAGGAGGAATCACAATGTTATATATACCCAGTAGTACTTATCTTTCCTTCCTGCAAGATCTAAACAAACTAAAATTTGAGATTTTACCGTTAGAACTTATCATAGTTAGAGGGGAGTGTGAGTGAGGGTTGTGGAGACCAATTGAGATATTTTAGGGTAATATAAATTCTAGCATGAGGGGATGGCTAGGGTACGAGAAAAAAAATTAGAAACTTGGGAAGCGATTGATCGTGAGAATTTGGAATACGCAGAGCTTTGGAGAGCGGTCATATGAATGTGAAGAATTTGTCAGAATTTGTTAAAAAGTTTCAATTTTGAGGTAATGAGGGATTACTTTACCTATTTGTGATAATTAGACATTCAGGATGGTGATGAATACTTATTATTCCATCAGTGTCATGTGTGATTTCTGTACTTTCTGTAATTCCTATAATTTTTGTAATATGTTTGGTCAAATGGGATTCGGGCAAAAACTCCATTGGCATCGATCAAATGATAATTTTGTTTTATATGTTACTGTGATGACCAAATGAGATGTGGGATAAATCCTCTATGGTCACCGTAAAATGGTGTGTCATTGGTGATAATATATATTTTACTgtaatatattattataaaatgTGTTGATATGAGTTGTGATGTAATATGATTTTTGTGTATTTCAGTGATGAAATGGATGATCATTATGAGTAGATTGTAGAAATTAGAATATTTTAGGACTATGTTTTAGTATCTATGATTTTGGTCAATTTTCTCATCGCGATTTCTTAGTACTCTTAATGTGTTCTAAAAGTTGTTTTCTTGAATTCATCATGCATCCTCACTAGCTGGTACCATGATTTTAAGTCCActtttgaaagaaaaaaaatcaacaacTTAAAAATCATCCAACAACTCCTCAATCACTGTCAGGATATTTGTTCGCCATTGTCACCTTATTAAGAGATATAAAATTTACACAAAACCTACTAGTGCCatttttcttaaccaaaattAGTATATTAGAAAAAGAATTACAACTAGGTTGAATTATTCCTGCTTCCAAACATTTCATTTTTCAACCTCTCAATTTCATTTTATGGACATAGGATACCTATAAGGTCTCCCATTGATCGGTTATGTGCCATGTTTTAAAGGAATTTTATGTATTACATCTCTATTAGGACAGTCCCTTAGGACTCTCAAAAACTACTTCAATATTTTAGTAGAgtatttaaaataattttaaaaaaaaaataacaaatattttCAAATTATATAGTAAAATGATcaatatttcaaaaaaattattaaattaacctggtttcaaacaaaaaaaattacGTGACAAGAGGAGTAGTCATACTTGATGACGCATGCACTAAAAAATTATACAGAGGCGCCACCAAGCATGGCGCATGTATGTACATGATGTCACTGCATGTGGCGCATGCATGCGTCCTCTACGAGCATGCGCCACAGCAGTGACtacttttttgttttttttataattattttaactattttttttaaaaataaaatagaaaattaaaaataatttataatatcATTTTATAAAATTGAATTACACAACGACACAATAGAAAATCAATTGTTTGACGCATTTGTTTGCCTTCGAGGTCCTGGGGTATTTGTCGATGACGTGTCGCCGCCTTCTATAGCTGATGCAGATGACCAGCAATGCCTTCAGATAATTGCAGTTATTATGGATAACCTAATGGATTTGGTAAACTCAGATGACGAGGTTTATACTGGATTATCTCGGGCTGCACACATAGCCTGTAGGGGCCTATTTAGACATCTTTTgtatattatatattatttctattatttGCATATTACTTAGACATCTTCATCAGAAACTTTTTTATTAGATAATATTTGTAATCTTCCGTTCATGCAACATCAACATAAACTAACATTTGATAATGGCTTACATAACTTAAAAAAAACGGTGATAAATAAGAAAACTTAAACACTACTAGATGATTATGGACGTTTCATCATCTTCATTAAGTCGTCAACAGACCTTGAAATCTTAGCATCTAACTCGATCGACCCCCTGTTAACCTACGGCGAAATGATTTCCACATATCCTTCACATCTTCATCGGCCTTTAACTCAATAAGATTGTATTTCACCATTTTGTCGGTATCAATCTAATCTTCACGAAACCCGATCATTATCACCTTTTTGTTTTCAACATCGAGCAACAATTCATTCAACTTGGACGTCAGACCGGCGAGAGATGTGGTGTCATCCGGAAGCCAAAACTCTACGGAAGGTGAAGCTCCGTTGAAGTACACTTCTGCCTTAATCAAAAATTGAGAAAGAGACATTTCTTGAGATATTTTTATCAAACATGTGATCCCCTTTTATATACAACTTTGCATTTAGTCTAGACCACACAAAATTGTCAGTGTAATCACACGCATCTAAAACAACTGGTAAAATCCTGAGCATTTCAAATTTCAAACAAATAACACTATCGAAAATTTCACTTTGCTTAAAATCTCCTATATCAAATGGTGAATTTCAAATTTCCTGTTTTAATTGTGACTTACcgaaaatttcaaaaattttaATATACTAGAAATTTACAATACACTACCGAAAATTTTATTTATACcaaaaattttaaataaaaattttATTCAATTTTTAATCATGAGCCGTTTTAACAATTTAAAACTTTAGGGGATGTCAGATATAAATGAAAATGTGACAAATTAAATTCTCTCATTTCTAATCTGATATTTTAAGTTCAACTAGTTAAAAATTCTCATGTTTAATAAATATACATATTTGATTTATTATTTAAAATCAATATCACACCCACTAGTAGAAAAATTGTATTGAAAAAACcaattataaaattaattttataccTTTATTAAAATCATTGCACAATTTtcaacacaatttttttttctttagTTCTTGTCTTGTGTCCTTGGgacacaagttagcattaccctatTTTAAAATAAGCAGTatcaatttctttttctttctttttcaatACCAAGATATTTTCTCCCTCTCTCCAACTTTGCTTCCAATGAAATATTGCGTACTACCTACCATTTAATATTTGCATTTCAAGGTGTCTATCTTGGTATTTTAGAACTCATATTAATAAGCGTAGTAGCATTTTAAAGAAAAATACTCGTCACTTTGTTTTACCAAtacaattttaatttttatctttTAATTGCACCCTCTACTTAATACTTTTAAGAGATACCTAAAGTTGCAATCCAAACGACACCAAAAACCAAATATTAGCTGTGAGTAAGTTGGGAAAACATTGAATCATTTCGGCGGCGGTTTGTAGAATAGATCTCCTCTTACCAATTAGATGTACTccatttaattcatatttttattaaaattaatatataaTTTTCAACACAATATTATTCTATTTATTCTAGTTAGTTCTTAAATTGTGTTCCTAGGATACAAGTTAACATTACCCATAAAATAAAAGTCTTTTTAACCAAATCTTATAATAACcgttttttttatattttcaataCGATATTAATTAATTTTTACCAATTTTACCTCTAATAAATACTGTCTACATTACTTTCAAACTAGTATTACATTATAGTATACATTTATGGCAATCAATAATAATTAAGGGTAGTTTTgtaaaattattatattttattttattttattttaatctaTGTGCAACAACtttattaaatttttatttttgagacagaagaaaaataaattttattagattatttttaatatttttaaataaaatttaaatatgTGACATATCACATAAGTTTGGGTGTAATCTGAAATTGACGAGGTTTCTTTTGCCACCCCCTATTTTGACTTGACACCCTCATAAGGGGGCTGTGATCACGTTTTTGTCCTTGTTAAAAAATTTCTATTTTTGATGAATCCCAAATTTTTGACCTAGATATCGgatttttttgcattttttatcGTTTCGATGAAGAGTTTTGGATTTTTTTGCAAGTATGTATATATTTCGCAAAATAATGTAAAAATGCTGGACATTTTGCAAATTGCCAAGAAAATTTCAAGGATTTCTGAAAAAATGATGTAGAAATACCATAAGTTTAAAAGTCTGGGACAAAATTACCAGATATTTAGAAAGAACCAATAACATATAAATCATTTGAGGATATTGGAGCTTATAGAAGATTAATTGGGCATTTACTCAATCTCAATACCACCAGACTAGACATCACTTATGCCACACAACAACTTAGTGAGTTCTTACATAATCCTACAATGACTCACTACTATGTTGCTTGTAGAGTGATCTGTTACTTGAAGAGCAACCCTTGGTAGAGGTCTTCTATTTTCTAGAAAATCAGAAATACTGTTTCTCAGATTTTATGATGTTGATTGGGCAGGGTGCCTTGATTCAAGGAAATTGATTTCAGGTTATTGTTTTTTTTAGGATCCTCTTTAATATCTTGGCGTGCAAAGAAACAACAAACCATTTACAAGTCATATTCTGAGGTTGAATATCAGGCGTTATCATTGGCTACATGTGAGTTGCTTTGGTTGACATTTCTGATGAAAGAGTTGCTGATCACATGTTCTAAACTTCCGATTCTATTCAGTGACAGTCAAAGTGTGATGCATATTTCCTTTAATCTGATGTTTCATGAGCATACTAAATATCTCGAGATTGATTGCCATTTGGTGCATGAAAAGCTTCAAAAGGTTTACTTTGCATCCTTCTCATATCCATACATGAGTAACTTGCAGATTTCTTGATCAAAGCTCTACCAATATCCACTTTCAGCAAGTTTGTTTCCAAAGTTGACATGATCAACATTCACCATGCTTAGATTGAAAGAGGTTGTTGTGATTATGATTAACTAGTTTAAGCACTTGTTTAGTTTAAGTTCATTAAGCTAATT encodes:
- the LOC127128778 gene encoding vesicle transport protein GOT1 codes for the protein MAYDIDEIKKIGIGLIGFGIFFTFLGIVLFFDRGLLALGNIFWLAGVAILLGWRSMWSLFTNRANYKGSASFLLGLFLIFVRWPILGIIIEIYGCVFLFSGFWSSVKVFLYHIPVVGWIIRFIAPP